One window of Desulfobacca acetoxidans DSM 11109 genomic DNA carries:
- the kdsA gene encoding 3-deoxy-8-phosphooctulonate synthase, with protein sequence MHTVTIADFTLGEGRLAFIAGPCVIESKTLTLEVAHALKAYAVELQVPLIFKASFDKANRTSVTSFRGPGLNQGLEILALVKEEVGLPVLSDIHETAQAIPAAQVLDVLQIPAFLCRQTDLIEAAAHTGKPLNIKKGQFLAPWDMAQAAAKAAKAGNTSLLLTERGVLFGYNNLVVDFRSLPLMRRLGFPVVMDVTHSVQLPGGQGSCSGGDRQFIPHLARAAVAVGVDAVFMEVHPNPDKALCDGPNSLPLHEVPRLWRQLLDIQALRKHWEEG encoded by the coding sequence ATGCACACCGTCACTATTGCTGATTTCACCCTGGGCGAAGGAAGGCTGGCATTTATCGCCGGTCCCTGCGTCATCGAATCCAAGACCCTGACCTTGGAAGTAGCTCACGCCCTCAAGGCCTACGCCGTCGAATTGCAGGTCCCGCTCATTTTCAAGGCCTCCTTTGACAAGGCCAATCGCACCTCTGTTACCTCTTTTCGCGGTCCCGGCCTCAACCAGGGTCTGGAGATTCTGGCGCTGGTCAAAGAAGAGGTCGGACTGCCGGTGCTTTCCGACATCCATGAGACAGCCCAGGCGATACCCGCTGCCCAGGTTCTGGATGTCTTGCAGATACCAGCTTTTTTGTGTCGCCAGACCGACCTGATCGAAGCTGCAGCCCACACCGGCAAACCCCTCAATATCAAAAAAGGGCAGTTCCTGGCCCCCTGGGATATGGCCCAGGCGGCGGCCAAGGCGGCCAAGGCGGGCAATACCTCCCTCCTGCTCACCGAACGGGGCGTGCTGTTCGGATATAATAACCTGGTCGTGGATTTTCGGAGCCTGCCCCTCATGCGCCGTCTGGGCTTTCCGGTGGTGATGGATGTCACACACAGTGTTCAACTCCCCGGCGGTCAGGGAAGTTGTTCCGGGGGAGATCGGCAGTTCATCCCGCACCTAGCCCGCGCCGCGGTAGCGGTAGGGGTCGACGCCGTCTTTATGGAAGTCCATCCGAATCCCGATAAGGCATTATGCGACGGCCCCAACAGCCTGCCTCTGCATGAAGTGCCCCGACTCTGGCGCCAATTGTTGGACATCCAGGCCC
- a CDS encoding CTP synthase produces the protein MKTKFIFITGGVLSSLGKGVAAAAIGALLESRGLKVTYLKLDPYINVDPGTMNPFQHGEVYVTDDGAETDLDLGHYERFTTVTLGQENNYTTGKIYYRVISKERRGDYLGGTVQVIPHITDEIKQTILNIAPQVDVAIVEIGGTVGDIESLPFLEAIRQFKGDVGKNNVCYIHLTLVPYIKTAGEVKTKPTQHSVKELRSIGIQPDILLCRTEKNLSADIKAKIALFCNLEPGCVITAIDVDSIYKIPLLLHEEGLDERIVEILNIWTRSPRLEFWQDLVDRLKHPIESVDIGIIGKYVNLRESYKSLHEALVHGGLAHRAQVNLHYIDSELVEREGPEVHLQQLQGILVPGGFGYRGVEGKIQAIQYARLQRIPYFGICFGMQLAVIEFARNVAGLANAQSEEFDSENPYPVIYLMREWFDYRRQAIVRRERSTDKGGTMRLGAYPCVLKEHSLAARAYQTLTFHERHRHRYEFNNSFREALTQHGLHVSGTSPNGELVEIIELEDHPWFLGCQFHPEFRSRPLQPHPLFQDYIRACIEYKRG, from the coding sequence ATGAAAACCAAATTCATCTTCATTACCGGCGGCGTTCTGTCCTCCTTGGGCAAAGGGGTGGCTGCGGCCGCTATCGGGGCCTTGCTGGAGAGCCGCGGCCTTAAGGTCACCTATCTGAAATTGGACCCATACATCAACGTCGACCCCGGCACCATGAATCCTTTTCAGCACGGAGAGGTCTACGTCACCGACGACGGGGCCGAAACCGACCTGGACCTGGGCCACTATGAGCGATTTACTACCGTCACCCTGGGTCAGGAAAATAATTACACCACCGGCAAGATTTATTACCGGGTCATCTCCAAGGAGCGGCGGGGGGATTATTTGGGCGGCACGGTCCAGGTCATTCCCCATATCACCGATGAGATCAAGCAGACCATTTTGAATATCGCCCCCCAGGTGGACGTGGCTATCGTCGAGATCGGCGGCACTGTGGGCGATATCGAAAGTCTGCCTTTTCTCGAGGCTATCCGTCAATTCAAAGGTGATGTGGGCAAAAACAACGTCTGTTATATCCATCTTACCCTGGTGCCCTATATCAAGACCGCCGGCGAGGTCAAGACCAAACCGACCCAGCACAGCGTCAAAGAACTGCGCAGCATCGGTATCCAACCGGATATTCTGCTCTGCCGCACTGAAAAAAATCTCTCCGCCGATATCAAGGCGAAGATCGCCCTCTTCTGCAACCTGGAGCCTGGCTGCGTCATAACCGCAATCGACGTGGACAGCATTTATAAGATCCCCCTCCTTTTGCATGAAGAAGGTCTGGATGAGAGGATCGTCGAAATATTGAATATCTGGACCAGGTCTCCCCGCCTCGAATTCTGGCAGGACCTGGTGGATCGCCTCAAACATCCTATCGAATCGGTAGATATCGGCATTATCGGCAAATATGTCAACCTGCGGGAGTCCTACAAAAGCCTGCACGAGGCCCTGGTGCATGGCGGCCTGGCTCATCGGGCCCAAGTCAACCTGCATTACATAGACTCCGAATTAGTGGAGCGGGAGGGGCCGGAAGTCCACCTGCAACAGCTCCAGGGAATCTTGGTGCCGGGCGGTTTCGGCTACCGCGGCGTAGAAGGGAAAATTCAGGCCATCCAATATGCCCGGCTGCAGCGTATCCCCTACTTTGGCATCTGTTTCGGCATGCAACTGGCAGTTATTGAGTTTGCCCGCAACGTTGCCGGCCTGGCCAATGCCCAGAGCGAGGAGTTCGACTCGGAAAACCCCTATCCGGTCATTTATCTCATGCGGGAATGGTTTGATTACCGCCGCCAGGCCATTGTCCGTCGGGAGCGGTCCACTGACAAGGGCGGCACCATGCGTTTGGGCGCTTATCCTTGCGTTTTAAAGGAACATTCTCTGGCCGCGCGGGCTTATCAGACGTTGACCTTCCATGAACGACACCGCCATCGGTATGAATTTAACAATTCTTTCCGCGAAGCCCTGACCCAGCATGGCCTTCATGTGAGCGGTACCTCGCCGAATGGAGAGCTCGTCGAAATAATCGAACTGGAAGATCATCCCTGGTTTTTGGGGTGTCAATTCCATCCCGAGTTCAGGTCTCGTCCTCTACAGCCACACCCCCTGTTTCAGGATTATATCCGGGCCTGCATTGAGTACAAGCGAGGTTAA
- a CDS encoding HU family DNA-binding protein has protein sequence MNKSQLIEALAKAENLTIKRAEMVVNTLFENMTNALVQDERIEIRGFGSFKVKCYEGYQGRNPKTGEVIEVCDKKLPFFKVGKELKERVDSSAEE, from the coding sequence ATGAACAAATCGCAGCTTATTGAAGCCCTGGCAAAAGCTGAAAACCTGACCATAAAGAGGGCAGAAATGGTAGTCAATACCCTGTTCGAGAATATGACAAACGCCTTGGTGCAAGATGAGCGTATCGAGATACGCGGTTTTGGCAGTTTCAAGGTCAAATGTTATGAGGGCTATCAGGGACGCAATCCGAAAACCGGGGAAGTAATTGAGGTTTGTGATAAAAAGCTGCCTTTTTTCAAGGTCGGCAAAGAATTGAAAGAACGGGTTGACAGCTCTGCAGAAGAATAG